A window from Salvelinus sp. IW2-2015 linkage group LG5, ASM291031v2, whole genome shotgun sequence encodes these proteins:
- the LOC111963942 gene encoding trithorax group protein osa has product MAQAQEERPSEQEKEMGEETFLKDLYLHMKKRDTPIERIPHLGFKQIDLFMMYKTVKSMGGYLQVTTQQLWKQVYNTLGGNPRSTSAATCTRRHYEKLLLAYECHVRGENYMXVLPRHQQKRLHYCSLGEEEECPRTAKRSMTYGALQTSQQQNPHHFLTDSRVRIIPMPAHYHPNYHHLGHPALPPYVHPPLTPGSHPSSHPRPQPPYLPSPQGQTERAKQPLERLRLLANRYKCSSDWNEPLNLSCKKACLESGGQPASSFAPPPSNKSPKFLNTPSPLYPTKEMAKDECCETPEGKSPPERSYLYPLATRDGYVIDLTSSSGGSSRSPTPASSPGMKTESPVPCPLQSSKTSAPSMVHVPRPLKREYPDWPMGERRGEXPKHSPGPLNLSCALPSPPRETGGRMEIQIPLALLQDWIKGGLLCGPAGSRPGAPSLQGPTPPEPRERTQTRTDISPTMANHADQVFHSPHRDQDRSSGYLRERSLERYRNLPSPTTTPPTSSHRHPMAPYQISSYKAQLSGSILCNPASRDLYPWEKQENTRRPYHPNPMHPHDLRDRAQPIPLKIHPSSQALEQDDVGPTSLACSPDTSQGMVENSRMALMVDPSSSSLIPLTPEEFMKLKRLISSSS; this is encoded by the exons ATGGCCCAGGCGCAGGAGGAGAGACCCTCAGaacaggagaaagagatgggagaggagaccTTCCTCAAAGACCTCTATCTGCACATGAAGAAGAGAGATACACCCATAGAGAGAATACCACACCTGGGCTTCAAACAGA TCGATCTGTTCATGATGTACAAGACTGTGAAAAGCATGGGCGGCTACCTCCAG GTAACGACCCAGCAGCTGTGGAAGCAAGTATACAACACCCTGGGAGGAAACCCCAGAAGCACCAGTGCAGCCACCTGCACCCGTAGACACTATGAGAA GCTGCTTCTGGCATATGAGTGTCACGTAAGAGGAGAAAACTACATGGKGGTCCTGCCACGGCACCAGCAGAAACGTTTACATTACTGTAGTCTCGGTGAGGAGGAAGAGTGCCCCAGGACAGCCAAACGTAGCATGACATATGGCGCTCTCCAGACCTCCCAGCAACAG AACCCCCATCATTTCCTGACAGACTCCAGAGTGAGGATCATCCCTATGCCTGCACACTACCATCCAAACTATCACCACCTTGGCCACCCCGCTCTGCCCCCCTATGTCCACCCACCTCTGACCCCCGGCAGCCATCCCAGCAGCCACCCCAGACCCCAACCCCCATATCTCCCCTCCCCTCAAGGGCAGACAGAAAGGGCCAAGCAGCCTCTGGAGCGCTTGCGCCTCCTGGCCAACCGGTACAAGTGCTCCTCAGACTGGAATGAGCCACTCAACCTCAGTTGCAAGAAAGCTTGCCTAGAGTCAGGCGGTCAGCCTGCTTCGTCCTTtgcccctcctccctccaacAAATCCCCAAAGTTTTTGAATACGCCCTCACCGCTTTACCCCACGAAGGAGATGGCTAAAGACGAGTGCTGTGAGACGCCGGAGGGGAAGTCACCCCCCGAGAGATCCTACCTCTACCCCTTGGCAACCAGAGATGGCTATGTCATCGACCTCACTTCCTCCTCTGGCGGTTCCTCCCGCAGCCCGACTCCAGCCTCCAGCCCAGGCATGAAGACGGAATCACCCGTCCCCTGTCCACTGCAGAGTAGCAAGACCAGCGCCCCCTCCATGGTCCACGTCCCTAGACCCCTGAAGAGAGAATACCCAGATTGGCccatgggggagaggaggggagaaaMCCCCAAGCACAGTCCGGGGCCTCTCAATCTCAGCTGCGCTCTGCCCAGTCCCcccagagagacagggggaaggaTGGAGATCCAGATCCCGCTGGCGCTGCTCCAAGACTGGATAAAAGGAGGCCTGCTGTGTGGGCCTGCTGGTTCCCGGCCTGGGGCTCCATCCCTGCAGGGTCCAACACCACCAGAGCCAAGGGAGAGGacacagaccagaacagacatcTCCCCCACCATGGCAAACCATGCTGACCAGGTCTTCCACAGCCCTCACAGAGACCAGGACAGGAGCTCTGGGTATCTGAGGGAGAGAAGTCTGGAGAGGTACAGGAACCTGCCtagccccaccaccaccccccctaCTTCCAGTCACCGCCACCCCATGGCGCCCTACCAGATCTCCAGCTACAAGGCTCAGCTGTCAGGGAGCATCTTATGTAACCCGGCCAGCAGGGACTTGTACCCCTGGGAGAAACAGGAGAACACCAGGAGGCCCTACCACCCAAATCCAATGCACCCCCATGATCTACGGGACAGAGCCCAGCCAATCCCCTTGAAGATCCACCCCAGCAGTCAGGCTCTGGAGCAGGATGATGTAGGCCCCACATCCCTAGCCTGTAGTCCAGACACATCCCAGGGAATGGTGGAAAACTCTAGGATGGCGTTGATGGTGGacccctcatcttcctctctaaTACCACTGACACCTGAGGAGTTCATGAAGTTAAAGAGGCTCATCTCGAGCTCCTCGTGA